A DNA window from Xanthomonas campestris pv. campestris str. ATCC 33913 contains the following coding sequences:
- a CDS encoding carboxymuconolactone decarboxylase family protein gives MSGSDDGSADRLREFTDFRQRMNQRILAEPNQVVRRFFALDTQTYQAGALDVKTKELLGLVASMVLRCDDCISYHVAQCKEAGVTREEFFETFSVGLVVGGSIVIPHLRRAVDFLDQLEGGAPAPAEHSHG, from the coding sequence ATGAGTGGTTCCGACGACGGCAGCGCCGATCGCCTGCGCGAGTTCACCGACTTCCGCCAGCGCATGAACCAGCGCATTCTGGCCGAGCCCAATCAGGTCGTGCGGCGCTTTTTCGCCCTGGACACCCAGACCTACCAGGCCGGCGCGCTGGACGTGAAGACCAAGGAGCTGCTGGGCCTGGTCGCCTCCATGGTGCTGCGCTGCGACGACTGCATCAGCTACCACGTCGCGCAGTGCAAGGAGGCCGGTGTCACCCGCGAAGAGTTCTTCGAAACCTTCTCGGTTGGGCTGGTGGTGGGCGGTTCGATCGTCATCCCGCACCTGCGCCGCGCGGTGGACTTCCTCGACCAGCTCGAAGGCGGTGCACCCGCGCCGGCCGAACACAGCCACGGCTGA
- a CDS encoding M48 family metalloprotease, translating to MRLLPLATALTLAVAMGVAPAQENRLPDIGSSAGELLTPARQAEYGKIMLAELRNYDYVLDDPLVTDWLQTMGTRLGANSDQPQQPFTFFMLRDRQINAFATLGGYIAVNAGLVLTAEREDEVAAVLSHEIAHVTQQHVLRGVERAQRDQIPILLGMLAAVVAAQQAGGNSSGDATMATITSAMGLMQQRQIDYTRSNESEADRLGIRTLVRSGYDVDAMAGFFERMSVAMRANEGGYSAPDFLQTHPVTTTRISEAKARAEQMKKNTVVLTTSVPGGTRQERVDPSDPSLSEPLSRNGNALLPYALRLPVDALSRSSDQQGFDWAKERLRVLSASTPDSAIREYENLRRSAKQGLTDAQRYGLALARLRNSGSRPAEPVAELTSLLEAHPDNLWLALGLSEAQARVGPREQANARFDALLKRLPNNRAVALTYAGALNEQASKEAGQRARQVLEPLLYRSGEDPLLQQTYARACELSGDQVRASEAYAESAYLNGRAEQALIQLEALKKKDLDYVTRARVDARIAAITPTVLELRRQGIRDPDLSQR from the coding sequence TTGCGCCTGCTACCGCTCGCTACCGCCCTCACGCTGGCCGTCGCCATGGGCGTGGCGCCCGCGCAGGAGAATCGCCTGCCCGACATCGGCTCGTCGGCCGGCGAGCTGCTGACCCCGGCGCGGCAGGCCGAGTACGGCAAGATTATGCTGGCCGAGCTGCGCAACTACGACTACGTACTGGACGACCCGCTGGTGACCGACTGGCTGCAGACCATGGGCACGCGGCTGGGCGCCAACAGCGACCAGCCGCAGCAGCCGTTTACGTTTTTCATGCTGCGCGACCGCCAGATCAACGCCTTCGCCACGCTGGGCGGCTATATCGCTGTCAATGCCGGCCTGGTGCTGACGGCCGAGCGCGAGGACGAAGTGGCGGCGGTGCTGTCGCATGAAATCGCCCACGTCACCCAACAGCACGTGCTGCGCGGGGTGGAACGCGCCCAGCGCGACCAGATCCCGATCCTGCTCGGCATGCTGGCCGCCGTGGTGGCTGCACAACAGGCCGGCGGCAATTCCAGCGGCGACGCCACCATGGCCACGATCACCAGTGCCATGGGGCTGATGCAGCAGCGCCAGATCGACTACACCCGCTCCAACGAGTCCGAAGCCGACCGGCTGGGCATCCGCACGCTGGTGCGCAGCGGCTACGACGTGGACGCGATGGCCGGCTTTTTCGAGCGCATGTCGGTGGCGATGCGTGCCAACGAGGGCGGCTACAGCGCGCCGGACTTCCTGCAGACCCACCCGGTGACCACCACCCGCATCAGCGAGGCGAAAGCGCGCGCGGAGCAGATGAAGAAAAACACCGTGGTGCTGACCACCTCGGTGCCGGGCGGCACGCGCCAGGAGCGCGTGGACCCGTCCGACCCGTCGTTGTCCGAACCGCTGAGCCGCAACGGCAACGCGTTGCTGCCGTATGCGTTGCGCCTGCCGGTGGATGCGCTGAGCCGCAGCAGCGACCAGCAGGGCTTCGACTGGGCCAAGGAGCGCCTGCGCGTGCTCAGCGCCAGCACGCCCGATAGCGCCATTCGCGAATACGAGAACCTGCGCCGCAGCGCCAAGCAGGGACTCACCGACGCGCAGCGCTACGGGCTGGCGCTGGCGCGGCTGCGCAACAGTGGCAGCCGCCCGGCCGAGCCGGTGGCCGAACTGACCAGCCTGCTTGAGGCGCATCCGGACAACCTGTGGCTGGCGCTGGGCCTGAGCGAGGCACAGGCACGCGTGGGCCCGCGCGAACAGGCCAACGCGCGCTTCGATGCGCTGCTGAAGCGGCTGCCCAACAACCGCGCAGTGGCGCTGACCTACGCCGGCGCGCTCAACGAGCAGGCCAGCAAAGAGGCCGGCCAGCGCGCGCGCCAGGTGCTGGAGCCGCTGCTGTACCGCAGTGGCGAGGATCCGCTGCTACAGCAGACCTATGCGCGCGCCTGCGAACTGTCCGGCGACCAGGTGCGCGCCAGCGAGGCGTATGCGGAGTCGGCCTACCTCAATGGGCGCGCGGAACAGGCGCTGATCCAGCTGGAAGCGCTGAAAAAGAAGGATCTCGATTATGTGACACGGGCCCGCGTGGATGCGCGCATTGCCGCGATCACCCCCACCGTGCTGGAGCTGCGCCGGCAGGGAATTCGCGACCCCGACCTGTCACAGCGCTAG
- the grxC gene encoding glutaredoxin 3 produces the protein MSQDHTGQQAATGPQITLYSTAICPYCVAAKNFLKSKGQTWTEVRIDLDPAERDKMVALAKRTSVPQIFVGDIHVGGYDDMMAMHRAGKLEPLFAAAGGQA, from the coding sequence GTGAGCCAAGACCACACCGGGCAGCAGGCGGCCACCGGTCCGCAGATCACCCTGTACTCCACCGCCATTTGCCCGTACTGCGTGGCGGCCAAGAACTTCCTCAAGAGCAAGGGCCAGACCTGGACCGAGGTGCGCATCGACCTGGACCCGGCCGAGCGCGACAAGATGGTTGCCCTGGCCAAGCGCACCAGCGTGCCGCAGATCTTCGTTGGCGACATCCATGTGGGCGGCTATGACGACATGATGGCCATGCACCGCGCCGGCAAGCTCGAACCACTGTTCGCCGCCGCAGGCGGTCAGGCATGA